A genomic segment from Ruegeria sp. TM1040 encodes:
- a CDS encoding CaiB/BaiF CoA transferase family protein: MAASDTTAPARLPHGALKGVKVLDLSRILAGPTATQLLGDLGADVIKVENPTTGGDDTRQWGKSVAEDADLTPYFMAANRNKRSLALDISAPEGQAIIRRLAAQADVLIENFKPGGLAKYGLDYASLRESCPHLVYASISGYGQTGPNRAKPGYDLMAQGYGGIMSLTGDPEGAPVKVGVGIADVMCGMYATIGILSALRHRDLTGEGQQVELALVDAQIAWLINEGVSYLNTGQKPVRRGNEHPSIMPYGTYETRDGHVILAVGNDSQFRRFMAFLALEGLAEDPRFATNPARLEHRGALNDILIPALQRYRTDEVIAAMEAAKVPVGPVKTLDQVFETDQVAARDMVVTMQAGDTEVRLLGNPLKFSRTPVTYRKAPPRCGADSTEILASDAPFETD, translated from the coding sequence ATGGCCGCATCTGATACCACCGCCCCCGCGCGTTTGCCCCACGGTGCCCTCAAAGGCGTAAAAGTGCTGGATCTCTCGCGCATCCTGGCTGGCCCAACCGCAACGCAACTTTTGGGAGATCTGGGCGCCGATGTGATCAAGGTCGAAAACCCAACCACGGGCGGCGACGACACCCGTCAATGGGGCAAGAGCGTCGCCGAAGATGCTGATCTCACGCCCTATTTCATGGCCGCCAACCGCAACAAACGCTCGCTCGCGCTGGATATTTCTGCCCCCGAAGGACAGGCCATCATCCGACGCCTCGCCGCGCAAGCAGACGTCTTGATCGAGAACTTCAAACCGGGCGGGCTCGCGAAATATGGACTTGATTACGCCTCCCTGCGCGAAAGCTGCCCACATCTGGTCTATGCGTCGATTTCCGGCTATGGCCAGACCGGCCCGAACCGTGCAAAGCCCGGCTATGATCTGATGGCACAGGGCTATGGCGGTATCATGTCCCTTACCGGCGACCCCGAAGGCGCGCCTGTCAAGGTCGGGGTCGGCATCGCGGATGTGATGTGCGGAATGTATGCGACCATCGGCATTCTCTCGGCATTGCGCCACCGCGATCTCACGGGCGAAGGCCAGCAGGTCGAACTTGCCCTGGTGGATGCGCAGATCGCCTGGCTGATCAACGAAGGTGTGAGTTACCTCAATACCGGCCAGAAACCCGTGCGACGCGGCAATGAGCACCCCTCGATCATGCCCTATGGCACCTATGAAACCCGCGACGGCCATGTGATCCTCGCAGTTGGGAATGATAGTCAGTTTCGCCGATTTATGGCATTCCTTGCCCTCGAGGGATTGGCCGAAGATCCCCGATTTGCCACCAATCCGGCCCGTCTTGAGCATCGCGGCGCACTCAATGATATCCTGATCCCGGCGCTACAGCGCTATCGCACCGATGAGGTCATTGCCGCGATGGAAGCCGCCAAGGTGCCCGTCGGCCCGGTCAAGACACTCGATCAGGTCTTTGAGACCGATCAGGTTGCCGCGCGGGACATGGTGGTGACGATGCAGGCCGGTGACACCGAGGTGCGGCTCTTGGGCAATCCGCTCAAGTTCTCGCGCACCCCCGTAACCTACCGCAAGGCTCCGCCCAGATGCGGGGCGGACAGCACGGAGATTCTCGCGTCTGACGCGCCCTTTGAGACCGACTGA
- a CDS encoding glucan biosynthesis protein: MSTFSRRSFLQFASALSLAALAPAARASASEEAFSRADVIARAKALAERPFKARSAVPDDWLALSYDQYRSIQFDLDKALWAGSDRSYNVDFFLPGLYFERPVLVHEVEDGMAHRIPFDLGHFKKHPEISPDLSTEGPLGYSGFRLRTDLGDRDHPGKKTEFCVFQGASYFRAIANGNNYGLSARGLALKTADPEGEEFPEFVSFWLEAPGPLQENMVVHALMDSPSVTGAYRFDITPGTPCVMDVEATLFARKDLTHAGLAPLTSMFLFDGTNHQRFDDFRPAVHDSDGLLMKNGNGEVIWRPLANPTRLQVSSFVDKNPAGFGLMQRARKLSDFADLEAHYHRRPSLWVEPREDWGAGSVTLVEIPADKEIYDNIVAYWRPEKPYPAGARVDLNYRLSWGEEPVLDLPRVINTASGAKIFGDPGRLMVIDFEAHPVFEADPEAFSLHISSPHLETSDGVLQRNPETGGMRLAFSFDPGEQTHVELRAQLRKDGQDASEVWLYRWTV; this comes from the coding sequence ATGAGCACATTCAGCCGTCGTTCCTTCCTTCAATTCGCCTCTGCCCTGTCACTTGCGGCACTGGCCCCCGCCGCGCGCGCCAGCGCCTCCGAGGAAGCGTTTTCGCGCGCCGATGTGATTGCGCGCGCCAAGGCTCTCGCTGAACGGCCGTTCAAGGCCCGCAGCGCGGTTCCCGATGACTGGCTCGCTCTGAGTTATGACCAGTATCGCTCGATCCAGTTTGACCTCGACAAGGCGCTCTGGGCCGGCTCTGATCGCAGCTACAACGTGGATTTCTTTCTACCCGGCCTCTATTTCGAACGCCCGGTCCTCGTCCATGAAGTTGAAGACGGGATGGCGCATCGCATCCCCTTCGATTTGGGTCATTTCAAGAAACATCCCGAGATCTCACCCGATCTGTCGACCGAAGGGCCGCTGGGGTATTCGGGTTTCCGCCTGCGCACGGATCTTGGCGACCGGGATCATCCGGGAAAGAAAACCGAATTCTGCGTCTTTCAGGGCGCGAGCTACTTCCGCGCGATTGCCAATGGCAACAACTATGGTCTGTCTGCACGCGGGCTGGCGCTCAAGACGGCCGATCCCGAGGGCGAGGAATTCCCCGAATTTGTCAGCTTCTGGCTCGAAGCGCCGGGCCCCTTGCAGGAAAACATGGTGGTGCACGCGCTGATGGACAGCCCCTCGGTGACGGGCGCCTACCGGTTTGACATCACCCCCGGCACCCCTTGTGTGATGGATGTGGAAGCGACGCTCTTTGCACGCAAGGACCTGACGCATGCGGGTCTTGCACCGCTTACCTCAATGTTCCTCTTTGATGGCACCAACCATCAGCGGTTCGATGATTTCCGCCCGGCGGTTCACGATAGCGATGGGCTCTTGATGAAAAACGGCAATGGCGAGGTCATCTGGCGACCCCTTGCAAACCCGACCCGTCTTCAGGTGTCGAGCTTCGTGGACAAGAACCCCGCCGGTTTTGGCCTGATGCAGCGCGCGCGCAAGCTGTCGGACTTTGCCGATCTCGAAGCCCACTACCATCGCCGCCCCTCGCTCTGGGTCGAGCCCCGCGAGGATTGGGGCGCGGGAAGCGTCACCCTGGTTGAAATCCCGGCGGACAAGGAAATCTACGACAATATCGTCGCCTATTGGCGTCCGGAAAAACCCTATCCCGCTGGCGCGCGCGTGGATCTCAACTATCGTCTGAGCTGGGGCGAAGAGCCGGTGCTGGATCTGCCGCGCGTGATCAACACCGCCTCAGGCGCCAAGATCTTTGGCGACCCCGGGCGTCTCATGGTGATCGATTTTGAGGCGCACCCGGTGTTTGAAGCCGATCCCGAGGCCTTCAGCTTGCATATCTCCTCGCCACATCTTGAGACATCTGATGGTGTGTTGCAGCGCAACCCGGAGACCGGCGGCATGCGACTGGCGTTCTCCTTTGATCCGGGCGAGCAAACCCATGTGGAACTGCGCGCGCAACTGCGCAAGGATGGGCAGGATGCTTCTGAGGTCTGGCTGTATCGGTGGACCGTCTGA
- the mdoH gene encoding glucans biosynthesis glucosyltransferase MdoH, with translation MKDIGFTDTSALLLPPEAPLAMPAQDFGRQFHDASAPAASARDGTGAALWRVLAFSPAMVATLALAWVMQGWFAADGTTSLEWVLLVLIAFNFFWITFTVSTVLLGLFSLSRTRPRPERGLRKPMRVALLVPIYNEVPWYVLGNARSMLEELRAIGGPHRYEMFILSDTRDPEIAAQELQSIKALRADLPEGITLYYRRRAENTARKVGNIHDWVTRWGGSYEAMLVLDADSLMTGRAIQRLTDALARDPAAGLIQSFPQLIGAQSVFGRMQQFANGVYGLALAEGLARWTGHEGNYWGHNAIIRTRAFAASAGLPELRGFTGGSSLIMSHDFVEAGLLRRAGWRVRFLPRIRGSYEETPATLVDHIQRDRRWCQGNLQHLRLLSATGFHAMSRFHLAHGAIGYLMAPVWFALLVIWAVIGQDEGGSVITYFSEANPLRPNWPDMSEPRHVAVIVLIYAMLLAPKVLSVAALPLTGRRIADYGGLGRFLLSMLTEILLAILYAPILMVQQMIAVLRSVFGLQKGWSPQARAGGEYSLATLCKCHLLETVSGIALCIGIAAGLVSLWLLPIALSLVLAVPLSAMSGLRLPRGWMGTAETLNEPQINRAAHHYRNLLRQHAQGTDVPVQAAE, from the coding sequence ATGAAAGACATTGGTTTTACAGATACATCCGCGCTGTTGTTGCCACCAGAGGCTCCGCTGGCGATGCCGGCGCAGGACTTTGGACGCCAATTTCACGACGCCAGCGCGCCGGCTGCCTCCGCCCGGGATGGAACCGGCGCGGCGCTGTGGCGGGTGCTGGCGTTTTCGCCTGCCATGGTTGCAACTCTTGCGCTTGCGTGGGTGATGCAGGGCTGGTTTGCCGCAGATGGCACCACCTCGCTGGAGTGGGTGCTGTTGGTTCTGATTGCTTTCAACTTCTTCTGGATCACTTTCACGGTCTCGACCGTCCTGCTTGGACTGTTCAGCCTCTCGCGCACCCGTCCGCGCCCCGAACGCGGCCTGCGCAAACCAATGCGGGTGGCCCTCTTGGTGCCAATCTACAACGAAGTGCCCTGGTATGTGCTTGGCAACGCGCGTTCCATGCTCGAGGAGCTGCGGGCCATCGGCGGGCCCCATCGCTACGAGATGTTCATTCTCTCGGACACCCGCGACCCAGAGATTGCCGCACAAGAGCTGCAGAGCATCAAGGCTTTACGCGCGGATTTGCCCGAGGGGATCACGCTCTATTATCGTCGGCGCGCCGAAAACACCGCCCGCAAGGTGGGCAATATCCATGATTGGGTGACCCGCTGGGGCGGCAGCTATGAGGCCATGTTGGTGCTGGATGCGGACAGCCTGATGACAGGCCGCGCCATCCAGCGCCTCACGGATGCACTGGCGCGGGACCCGGCTGCTGGTCTCATTCAGAGCTTCCCGCAACTTATTGGTGCACAATCCGTTTTTGGCCGCATGCAACAGTTTGCCAACGGCGTATACGGCCTCGCGCTGGCCGAGGGTCTGGCGCGTTGGACTGGTCATGAGGGCAATTACTGGGGCCACAACGCCATCATTCGCACCCGCGCCTTTGCCGCGTCGGCCGGGTTGCCGGAGCTGCGCGGGTTCACCGGAGGCAGCAGCCTCATCATGAGCCATGATTTTGTGGAGGCAGGCTTGTTGCGACGGGCTGGCTGGCGCGTGAGGTTCCTGCCCCGCATCCGCGGCTCCTACGAGGAAACACCGGCCACTCTGGTGGATCATATCCAGCGCGACCGGCGCTGGTGTCAGGGCAACCTGCAACACCTGCGTCTTTTGTCGGCAACCGGGTTTCACGCGATGTCGCGGTTCCACCTCGCGCATGGTGCCATCGGCTATCTGATGGCGCCGGTCTGGTTTGCGCTCTTGGTGATCTGGGCCGTGATCGGCCAGGACGAGGGCGGATCAGTGATCACCTACTTCTCCGAGGCAAACCCGCTGCGGCCCAACTGGCCGGATATGAGCGAGCCACGCCATGTGGCGGTGATCGTCCTGATTTATGCCATGTTGCTCGCGCCCAAGGTCCTCTCTGTCGCGGCCCTGCCTCTGACCGGGCGGCGGATCGCGGATTATGGCGGTCTGGGGCGGTTCCTTCTGTCCATGCTCACCGAAATTTTGCTTGCGATCCTCTATGCGCCGATCCTGATGGTTCAGCAGATGATTGCCGTGTTGCGCAGCGTCTTTGGCCTGCAAAAAGGCTGGTCCCCGCAGGCGCGCGCAGGTGGTGAGTATAGTCTTGCAACCCTGTGCAAGTGCCACCTTCTAGAGACCGTGAGTGGCATCGCGCTCTGCATCGGGATTGCTGCGGGCCTGGTGTCACTCTGGCTGTTGCCAATCGCACTGTCACTTGTGCTGGCCGTGCCGCTCTCTGCGATGTCGGGCCTGCGCCTGCCGCGGGGCTGGATGGGCACGGCCGAGACCTTGAACGAGCCGCAGATCAACCGCGCGGCCCATCACTACCGCAATCTGTTGCGGCAACACGCGCAAGGGACCGACGTGCCCGTGCAGGCCGCGGAGTGA
- a CDS encoding alpha/beta hydrolase family esterase, translating into MDRMIPLLATIATLTLVEGAAACDTPETACRLDTGSYQIVLPDTPADQTPAIVFLHGHGGSAKNVMNLEQMVTGFTARGYAVIAPNGARGAQGVRSWSFLPEFGGRDDFTFLQDVLKDAVKRFDVDPEHSVLAGFSSGAFMVNYLACRDPDAFAAYLPVAGGFWRPQPKECEGPLRLYHSHGWADRVVPLEGRILGGGRFVQGDIWAGLELWRDTLGCETHAPAEIWQDGDLSMRSWSCGDGAALTFELFPGGHRVPSGWAGRVVDWLEADPTDAQTGG; encoded by the coding sequence ATGGACAGGATGATCCCGCTACTGGCCACGATTGCCACCCTCACGCTTGTCGAAGGTGCCGCCGCCTGTGATACGCCAGAGACCGCCTGCAGACTGGACACTGGCAGCTACCAGATCGTGCTCCCTGACACGCCCGCAGACCAGACGCCAGCCATTGTCTTCCTGCATGGCCATGGCGGATCTGCGAAAAATGTCATGAATCTGGAGCAGATGGTCACAGGGTTTACAGCGCGCGGTTACGCCGTAATCGCCCCAAATGGCGCCCGCGGCGCGCAAGGCGTGCGAAGCTGGTCATTCCTGCCCGAGTTTGGCGGGCGGGATGATTTCACCTTCTTGCAAGACGTTCTGAAGGACGCGGTAAAACGCTTTGATGTTGATCCTGAACACTCTGTTTTGGCGGGGTTTTCCTCCGGCGCTTTCATGGTGAACTATCTCGCCTGTCGCGACCCGGATGCTTTTGCGGCTTATCTGCCGGTTGCAGGCGGCTTCTGGAGACCTCAACCAAAGGAATGCGAGGGCCCTTTGCGGCTTTACCACAGCCACGGCTGGGCGGATCGCGTGGTTCCGCTCGAAGGGCGCATCCTGGGCGGCGGGCGTTTTGTGCAAGGTGACATCTGGGCGGGTCTGGAGCTCTGGCGCGACACGCTGGGATGCGAGACCCATGCCCCTGCTGAAATCTGGCAGGACGGAGATCTGTCGATGCGCAGCTGGTCTTGCGGCGATGGGGCGGCCCTCACGTTTGAGCTCTTTCCCGGCGGGCATAGGGTTCCTTCGGGCTGGGCCGGCCGTGTCGTCGACTGGCTTGAGGCCGACCCAACAGATGCACAGACCGGTGGCTGA
- a CDS encoding tetratricopeptide repeat protein, with protein MTQDIFGQECSLTDPRALAEWNGAQTGVLAHAARTAGHLGAVLDAAPDFALGQAIKGLSLLMLGRSELLPTAREALAIAKSTYEGALPRERKYVDALEAWLSGHPSRAITCMEDILTRHPCDTLAMKLSHGIRFIMGDARGMRASIERVLPAYSTEHAGHGYLLGCHAFALEETGDFDRAEITGRQALWTAPDDAWGLHAVAHVHDMTGNARTGLGWLEGREEAWAHCNNFRYHVWWHKALMHLDLGQIDEVMRLYDDEVRKDKTDDYRDISNATSLLMRLELDGVNVGDRWDELAELCENRTEDGSLIFADLHYLLALIGGDRATATGQLIRRIHADGTQPKTEAAQRMADPGCAVSKGLEAFGEGHYGTAFDYLAKSRDSLQLAGGSHAQRDVFERMTIDAGLRSGNWAQVEAILDDRRAKRGGGEDNYAMARRALIAAAQSEGGAQSVPAE; from the coding sequence ATGACCCAGGATATTTTTGGACAAGAGTGCAGCCTCACCGATCCCCGCGCACTCGCGGAATGGAACGGCGCGCAGACCGGCGTTCTTGCCCATGCGGCGCGCACCGCTGGCCACCTTGGGGCGGTGTTGGACGCCGCGCCCGATTTTGCCCTCGGTCAGGCCATCAAGGGGCTGTCGCTGTTGATGCTTGGGCGCTCCGAACTCTTGCCGACCGCGCGCGAGGCGCTGGCTATTGCCAAGTCGACCTATGAAGGCGCGTTGCCGCGAGAACGCAAATATGTCGACGCATTGGAAGCCTGGCTCTCGGGTCATCCCTCGCGCGCGATCACCTGCATGGAAGACATCCTGACCCGGCATCCCTGCGACACGCTGGCGATGAAACTCAGCCATGGGATCCGCTTTATCATGGGCGACGCCCGCGGCATGCGCGCCTCTATCGAGCGTGTGCTGCCCGCCTATTCGACCGAGCACGCAGGACATGGCTATCTGTTGGGCTGTCACGCCTTTGCCCTCGAGGAAACCGGCGACTTCGACCGGGCGGAAATCACCGGACGTCAGGCACTTTGGACCGCGCCGGACGATGCATGGGGGCTGCATGCGGTGGCACATGTGCATGACATGACCGGAAATGCCAGGACTGGATTGGGTTGGCTTGAGGGCCGCGAAGAGGCCTGGGCGCATTGCAACAATTTTCGCTACCATGTGTGGTGGCACAAGGCCCTGATGCACCTCGACCTCGGCCAAATCGACGAGGTGATGCGGCTCTATGATGATGAGGTGCGCAAGGACAAGACCGACGACTACCGCGACATCTCCAATGCCACCTCGCTGCTGATGCGGCTCGAACTTGATGGGGTCAATGTCGGAGACCGCTGGGACGAGCTGGCAGAGCTTTGCGAAAACCGAACTGAGGACGGCAGCCTCATCTTTGCCGATCTGCATTACCTGCTGGCGCTGATCGGCGGCGATCGCGCAACGGCCACAGGCCAGCTGATCCGGCGGATCCATGCCGATGGAACCCAGCCCAAGACCGAAGCCGCGCAAAGAATGGCCGACCCGGGCTGCGCGGTGTCAAAGGGACTTGAGGCTTTTGGGGAAGGCCACTACGGCACAGCCTTCGACTACCTCGCTAAGTCACGGGATTCGTTGCAACTTGCAGGTGGCAGCCATGCCCAGCGGGACGTGTTTGAACGCATGACCATCGACGCTGGGCTGCGCTCGGGGAACTGGGCACAAGTGGAGGCCATTTTGGATGACAGACGTGCCAAACGCGGAGGGGGCGAAGACAATTATGCGATGGCCCGTCGCGCCTTGATTGCGGCCGCCCAAAGCGAGGGCGGCGCACAGAGCGTCCCGGCGGAGTGA
- a CDS encoding OpgC family protein produces the protein MADVAPFPAPDQSSAQRAAPTSTGADGAGPLAGATAQLRPDVQGRPRDPRLDFYRGIAMFIILCAHIPGNRWTGWIPARFGFSDATEIFVFCSGMASAIAFGGSFQRHGWWLGTARVAYRCWQVFWAHIGLFFFVAMSMAALDLYGGFEKSYIGSLNLRPFFNDPAEQIVGIFTLTYVPNYFDILPMYLVVLALMPAIMSAQKLGLWAVAGLSLALWLLANPYVVGLGPEGLSLPAEPWSDREWFFNPFGWQLLFFTGFAFMAGWLPKPPVSRGLALLAAAFLILSMPFGSWKVFSWLNSAAPDLGATIRPAWGITGEWREKTDFGLLRYLHFLSLAYLAWLVAGENGQNLVARGSSLAARFWAQILTLITKVGQQSLAVFVFSMALARFIGAALDQTERGILVTALANITGFTLIIGCAFAAGWFKSQPWRRKR, from the coding sequence ATGGCAGACGTCGCGCCTTTTCCGGCGCCCGATCAAAGCAGCGCTCAACGCGCCGCCCCCACATCCACCGGCGCCGATGGTGCAGGCCCCCTCGCGGGGGCCACGGCGCAGCTGCGCCCGGATGTGCAGGGGCGCCCGCGCGACCCGCGACTTGATTTTTATCGCGGCATCGCGATGTTCATCATCCTCTGCGCGCATATCCCGGGCAATCGCTGGACAGGCTGGATTCCGGCCCGCTTTGGCTTTTCCGACGCAACCGAGATCTTTGTGTTCTGCTCCGGCATGGCTTCCGCGATTGCCTTTGGCGGCTCTTTCCAGCGCCACGGCTGGTGGTTGGGCACCGCGCGCGTCGCCTACCGCTGCTGGCAGGTGTTCTGGGCGCATATTGGCCTCTTTTTCTTTGTGGCCATGTCGATGGCCGCGCTCGATCTCTATGGCGGGTTTGAGAAAAGCTACATCGGCTCATTGAACCTGAGACCGTTTTTCAACGATCCCGCAGAGCAGATCGTGGGGATTTTCACCCTCACCTATGTGCCGAACTACTTTGACATTCTGCCGATGTATCTGGTGGTGCTGGCCTTGATGCCTGCGATTATGAGCGCGCAGAAACTCGGCCTCTGGGCTGTGGCGGGGCTGTCGCTGGCGCTCTGGCTTCTGGCCAACCCTTATGTTGTCGGACTTGGTCCCGAAGGCCTGTCGCTGCCCGCAGAGCCTTGGTCGGACCGCGAGTGGTTCTTCAACCCTTTCGGCTGGCAGCTTTTGTTCTTTACCGGTTTTGCCTTTATGGCAGGCTGGCTTCCCAAACCGCCGGTCAGCCGCGGACTGGCACTGTTAGCGGCCGCCTTCTTGATCCTGTCGATGCCTTTTGGCTCGTGGAAGGTCTTCAGCTGGCTCAACAGTGCGGCCCCCGACCTGGGCGCAACGATCCGCCCTGCATGGGGCATCACCGGAGAGTGGCGCGAGAAAACCGACTTTGGCCTTCTGCGCTATCTGCATTTCTTGTCGCTGGCTTACCTGGCATGGCTTGTGGCCGGTGAGAACGGGCAAAACCTCGTGGCCCGTGGCAGCTCTTTGGCCGCGCGCTTCTGGGCTCAGATCCTGACGCTCATCACCAAGGTCGGCCAGCAAAGCCTTGCTGTCTTTGTCTTTTCCATGGCGCTTGCCCGTTTCATTGGCGCGGCTCTGGATCAAACCGAGCGCGGCATCCTTGTGACCGCGTTGGCCAATATCACTGGCTTCACTCTCATTATCGGCTGCGCTTTTGCAGCCGGCTGGTTCAAATCCCAACCCTGGAGACGCAAACGATGA